DNA sequence from the Tenacibaculum mesophilum genome:
ACTCTTTTACCAAGTCGTAGGTATAATTAGCAATCACAGCAGGCGAATAATTACTTGCTGCTTGCTGAATGACTTCAGGATATTGTTCTAATTGTTTGATTAATTCTTTTTCTTTCTCGTGTAATTCTACTGATACAGATGAAGAATAATCGAAATCAGCTTTACGTAAGATTGATTGAATTCTTGCATAAGTATATTGTACAAACGGACCTGTGTTTCCTTGGAAATCTACCGATGCTTGTGGGTCAAACAAAATTCTCTTTTTAGGATCTACCTTTAAAATGAAGTATTTTAAAGCTCCTAATCCGATAATTTTATATAATTCCTCTTTTTCCTCAGTAGAATACCCTTCTAACTTACCTAACTCTTGTGAAATTTCACGAGCTGTATTGGTCATTTCGTTCATTAAATCATCAGCATCTACTACAGTTCCTTCACGAGATTTCATTTTTCCAGAAGGTAAATCTACCATTCCGTAACTTAAGTGGAATAATTGTTTAGCCCAAGAGTATCCTAGCTTTTGTAAGATTAAGAACAACACTTTAAAGTGATAATCTTGTTCGTTACCTACGGTATATACCATTCCGTTTACATCAGGAAAATCTTTAGAACGTTGGATGGCAGTTCCAATGTCTTGGGTCATATACACCGCAGTTCCGTCTGAACGTAATACTAGTTTTTCATCTAGTCCTTCGTCAGTTAAATCACACCAAACAGAACCGTCTTCTTTTTTGAAGAAAACTCCGTTTTGTAAACCTTCCTCAATAATATCTTTTCCTAATAAATAGGTGTTACTTTCATAGTATAATTTATCAAAGTTAACTCCGATGTTTTCATAAGTAACGTCGAAACCTTTGTATACCCATCCGTTCATCATTTCCCAAAGAGCAACAACTTCCTTATCACCAGCTTCCCACTTACGTAACATTTCTTGTGCTTCAACAAATAAAGGAGCTTGCTTTTTAGCATCGTCTTCAGAAACACCAGAAGCGACTAGGTTGCTAATTTCTTTTTTATATTCTTGATCGAATTTTACATAGTAATTTCCAACCAGTTTATCGCCTTTTAATCCAGTAGATTCAGGAGTTTCTCCTTCTCCAAATTTTTTCCAAGCCAACATAGACTTACAAATATGGATACCACGATCGTTGATAATTTGTGTTTTGTAAACCTTATGTCCCGCAGCTTTTAAAATTTCTGCAACTGAATATCCTAACAAAACATTACGAACATGTCCTAAGTGCAAAGGTTTGTTCGTGTTAGGAGAAGAATATTCCACCATACGTGCATCTGTTTTGTCTTCTTTTACAAAGCCATAAGTTGCATCAGTAGCTATTTGATTAAAAAAGTTTACATAGAAAGAATCATCAACCACTAAGTTTAAAAAACCTTTTACGACATTGTAGCTAGTAATTTCGTTGATGTTCTCGACTAAATATTTTCCTAAATCTTCACCAATTTGAACAGGATTTCCTTTTTTGTACCGTAGTAATGGGAAGACAACTACTGTAATGTCACCTTCAAAATCTTTACGGGTTGCTTGAAATTCTACACTAGGAATTTCTACATCATACAAGGCTAAAAATCCTTCTTTTACTTTCGTTTCTATTAACGATTGAATATTCATTGGTTCTTTTTAATTGTCGCACAAAATTAGTGTTTTTAATTTTTTCTTCCCACGATTTGCCTTATGATTTTTTAAGACAGAATAATGTATGACTTCAAAGGTGCTTTCGTACCTTTGCACCATGGATAAAGACCTTGAAAACTTACCAAAATTAGCCAAAGACGCTTTACAAGAAAATAAGAAGTATTTTCAACGATTAAAAAAGCGTACTCCTAAACGCTTAGATTTATTAATGCAAGAATTGCATGAGGAAGAATTTGAGCGTACCGACTGTTTAGAATGTGCTAATTGTTGTAAAACGACTTCACCAATTTTTACTGAAAAAGATATAGAGCGCATTGCAAAACACTTAAAAATGAGGGTGATTGATTTTACTAATCAATATTTACAGCGAGATGAAGATAATTTCATGGTCTTACAATCTGCTCCGTGTACTTTTTTAGATGAATCAGATAATACGTGTTTTATTTATGATGTGCGTCCAAAAGCTTGCTCAGAATATCCACATACCAATCGTAAAAAGTTTATCCAATTAGCAGATTTAACTATTAAAAATACGGAGGTTTGTCCTGCAACTTACCGAATAGTAGAGGAGTTGAAAAAGAGATTACCACAATCGGGAAGTTCTAAGAAATAAGTTTTTATAGATATTTTTTCTATTTTTAGGAAAAATATATCATAGTGGAAACTCTTATACATTATTTTGAAACGATTCCTTCTAGTCATAGAAGTATTATTTTAGTTGGCGGAATTACTTTCTTTTGGTTATTGGAAGGCGCTGTACCATTATTTAGTTTTAAATACAATAAATGGAAACACGCATGGCCTAATTTATTTTTCACTGCAACTACGGTAATTATCAATTTTGTATTGGCATTCTTATTATTAAAGACAGCCGATTGGGTGCAAGCAAATGACTTTGGATTAATCAACTGGCTACCCGAAATGCCATTGTGGTTGTACGTATTGTTAGGTGTATTATTTTTAGACTTCTTCGGAGCTTATTTAGCACATTTAGTTGAACATAAAGTAAAACCTTTGTGGATGGTACATTTAGTTCACCATTCTGATCATAAAGTGGATACCACAACAGCAAACAGACATCACCCGATAGAAAGTGTAATTCGTTTTACATTTACTTTAGTAGGTGTTTTTTTAGTCGGGACTCCAATAGCTATAATAATGTTGTACCAATCAATATCGTTAGTGTTTACGCAGTTAACACATGCTAATATAAAAATGCCTAAAAAGTTAGATAAGGTATTGAGTTATGTGATTGTATCACCCGATATGCACAAAGTACATCATCATAATTTATTACCTTATACAGATTCTAACTACGGAAATATCTTTTCTATTTGGGACCGTTTATTAGGAACGTATATGGAGTTAGATAGAGAAAAAATAGTGTATGGAGTAGATACATTTCCAGATGAAGAAAAAAACTCTAGTTTAAAAGAGTTGTTAAAACAGCCGTTTCAAGGCTATCGAAAACCTACGAATTTAAAGGAGTTATAAGAAGAAAAGGAACTGTAATTTTAAAAATTTCACAGCTCCTTTTTGAGATAATTATGCAGTGAACTTTGTTATTGCTGAGGCAGTAACTTCTGCGTTAGGTGTACAATGAATACCAGCGTCTGGATAAGAAGCATCTATTGTAGAATCATAAAGTGCACCTGTTTTATCCCAACATGTATATTGAAGATTTCCAGTATAATGACCTCCTTGAGTTTCTTTTAATTGAGTGTTATTTAACTCATTAACACCTTTTTGTAGTAAAATATTTTTTAACATAATTTAAAATTTATTTGGTTAATAATTTTTCAGTTTATATGGGGGTACCCATGCCATAATTAGTACCATTTGTTGGAGCTTTATAAGTGTTATCGTACGCATAACAAGAAGTAGTTGGAGATGAAAGGTCTACAGGAGATAAAAAAAATGTACTACCTGAGTTGTTTCGAAAACACTTCCATGTAATGTGTGATCTAGCTTTGTCAATGTTAACTATATGACCACCTACTAGTTCCTTTTGTTCAACTGTGTTTAATTTTTGAACACCGTTTAACTTTAAAATGCTTTTTTTCATAATAATATAAATTTGATTGTTAATAATATTAAAAGTTAAAGAATAACAGTTTTTATAAAAAATTAGAATACTTCTAGTAATCTCACAATACTTAACGTTCTCATTTTATATTGAAAATAAAAGAAGGTTATCTACCTTATTGAATTACAGGTTGACAATATTCATACCCTTGAAAGTCTTCAACACCAGGATTTCCAACGTTATAAATAATATCATATTGAGAAGTAATTCTGTTCCAACATCTCCATGACACTACAGTTTTAAGAGGAGAAAGAGGAGTTGTATTTGCCATTCCTCCATTTAGAGGAATTTTAGCTCCTCCATATATGTTTTTTTGATTTTTTTTAGATAATAGTTGAAAACTTTTTAAGTTTAAAATTCTTTTTTTCATAATAATATAAATTTGATTGTTAATAATGATTCAAACCTAAAAAGTTTTTAAAAAAGGTTACGAATTAACTTTGTAAAGGATAGGAATTAATTTATAAAGAGGTATTTTTTAGGTTAAAAAAGGGTTTTACCTGTGTTTTAAATAGCTGTTTAACTGGTGTTTGTGTTTTTTAGTTCATGTAAATTTGATTTCATAATTAACCCCGAAAACTATTATTTTATGAAACAACTACAAAACTTTGTATTAGTAAGCGTCGCCTCTGATGCTACAAGCATGGCAAAAAGAAGACACAGCAAACGAACTGTTAAACAACAAAAACTTAGAGGTAAAAGAGATTTTCTCGAAACTTAGGGAAAGGAATAACGATGAAGATAATGGTATGATAGCATTCAGAAATGAAGGCGAGTCATTACGATTGGTATTTTCTAGAAGTTTAGAAGAAGATTTCATTATCTCAGAAGACATATCCCTAAGAGACTATATTGCAAAGGAATTAGGTAAAACTAATGTTACTTTACAAGCAAATAAATACGTTGTAGATTATTCTCGTTTTAAAAACGGAGAGGTTTTAATACCTCTAAAAAAATTAAAAAACTAACTAATCAAACGAATAAATTCTTAGTAGATGCTAAGGATTTTAAAAAATAAGAAAAAATGAAAAAACAAAATTTTTTATGGATGGCAGTAATGTGTTTTACATTACTTTTTAGCTGTCAAAGTGAAGAAATAATTGAAAATGAATCAAAAAAAGAAGAATTACAATTAGCAAAAGGAAGTACAGTAACTATTAATCATACGTACGATTATTATGGGAAACAATTTAAAATATCTTATGTATATAATGAAGAAAGTGGAGAAGTATTGAAGGCAGATGGAGATGTAGATTTTGCTCAAGAAATTTTTGGTAACGAAGAAAAAGCTCCAAAATCATTGTTTTTTAATAATCCAGAAGAAGGAAGCACTGATATTGAAGTAAAAGTTTTCGATAATACAGAAGACTTAAAAAAATACACCTCAAAAGTAGCAGAAGGTTTCCCAGGAGATCAAGTTTCAACAGAAGGGAAGTCATCAAAATGTAATAGCTATGATGTGTATGGCTCGGGTAACTTTTATTTCTATAAACATGCCTACTATAACACAGAAATGACAGGCATGAGAAGGCAAAAACGCTATTATTACAGAGACCATTGGGTTGGGTCAGGAAATAACGACCAATTATCTTCTTTAAAAATTAGAAAACCAACTTATAGACGACAAGTAGTATATTTATACCAACACTCTTGTTATGGAGGAAAAGTTATAGGCTTTTATTCACCAACAGGTTATTTAGGGTTAAACGTAGGGAATCTTAAATGGTACACCATGTCTGGTTGGTGGTGGTGGAAGAAGTCTTGGAACGACCAGGTTTCTTCTACATCAGGCTGGGCTTGGTAATAAAATAAACGATATCGTATTTAGTTGCTTGTAAAATAATAAAAGAACCTCAGAAGATTTTTCTTCTGAGGTTTTATAATTGTTTTTGGTCTTTATGTTTCTCAATCAACTCCAATACTTTCTTCCCTCTGGCTTTACAACCTTTACTTTCATGAATCACTTTTGTTCGAATAATATGTTCCAGTTCAGGATGTACCCAGTCTTTTTGTAAACCAAATAAATATAAAGTATTCATGGTGTAGGCTTTAACTGCTATTTTTTGATCGGTAATTAACCAATCGAATCCAGTTTCTATAATTAAATCGATATCAGTTTCTGTTAACTGTTCTTTTATACCATTGGTTGTTTTTGAGGAAAAAGCAGTTGCTAAATGTTCACAAATTTTAGCACAAGGTCTTATAGCGCTATCAAAGTGTACTCTATATATATTTTTTGTAAAAATAGGGAGATAAGGAATAATATATTCAATTCCATTATGTGTACAAATCCATTCCAGTACCCAAGCAGCTTTAATAGATAGTTTATTATCAACATCGAAAGTAACATCAACTAAAAACTTTACTAATTCAGGTTGCTTTAATACAATATTTGCAGCATTATTTCTGTTTACTCTAGCAGGATAATCAACATTTTCTAGCACAGAAATTAAAAAATCAAGACTCATATTGGTATGGTTTATGTAAATTTGAATTGTAAAAGAAATTATAGCATGATAAATATAAAAAGGATATTTTCAACAACACTTTTGTTATCGGTATTTTTTATAACAGCTACTCAAGCACAAAAAATAAATAAATTTGATACTAATGGAAAGAGGCATGGAGTTTGGAAAAAATATTATGATGATAATAAAAACAAAATAAGATATTCAGGAGAGTTTAAAAATGGAAAAGAGATAGGTACATTTAATTTTTATGAACCTAATTCTTACGGAATTCCTTCTATGACTAAAGAGTTTTCTGCAAAATCCGATAGTGCCTTTGTGCAATTTTTTACGCCTAACGGAAAAATAAAAACAAAAGGATGGATGATAGGAAAAAAACGAGTAGGAAAATGGACGTATTATTTTTCTGATGGAAAACTTTTTTCAGAAGAAGAATATGCTAACGGTAAATTAGATGGAGTTTTAAAAAACTACTATAGAAATGGTAAATTAACTGAAGAAAGTATTTATAAAAATGGTAAGAAAAATGGACTTTCTAAGATTTTTACTGAAGAAGGAGTGATGATTGAAGAAGTGTATTATGTAAATGGTAAATTAGAAGGAGAAGGGAAATACTACGATTTAAAAGGAGATTTAAAAGAAAAAGGGATGTATAAAAATGGTAAGAGAGATGGTAAATGGCAATTTTACATGGATGGAGAAGTAGTTACCGACAAGAGAAAGAAAAAAGCGTTTTCAATTCCTAAAAATTAAATTATAAATATTAATAATTTAAATAACATTAGAAAAGAAAATAAACTGAGCCTTATCAGAGATTAGAATTCATCAATTTTAGTAATGAAGCCATCAATTATTTCCATAATATAAACATTTATTATTTCGTAAATTTGCAGCTTCAAAAGTATAAAATGAAAAGAGTAGTAGTAGGACTTTCAGGAGGCGTAGATAGTAGTGTAACAGCGTATTTACTAAAAGAACAGGGATACGAAGTTATTGGATTGTTCATGAAGAACTGGCACGATGATTCAGTAACCATTTCTAATGAATGTCCATGGTTAGAAGATAGTAACGACGCCATGATTGTTGCAGAAAAATTAGGAATTCCATTTCAAACAGTTGATTTAAGCGAACAATACAAAGAGCGTATTGTTGATTATATGTTTAATGAATATGAAAAAGGACGTACACCTAATCCTGATGTATTATGTAATCGAGAAATTAAGTTTGATGTGTTTATGGATATCGCGTTAAGTTTAGGAGCTGATTATGTAGCAACAGGGCATTACTGTAGAAAAGCAGAAGAAATAATTGATGGAAAGCCTGTATACAAGTTATTAGCAGGAAAAGATACGAATAAAGATCAATCATACTTTCTATGTCAATTATCGCAAGAACAATTATCTAAAGCGTTATTTCCTATTGGAGAATTGACAAAACCAGAAGTTCGTGAAATAGCCAAAGAAGCAGATTTAATTACAGCTGATAAAAAAGACAGTCAAGGCTTGTGTTTTATAGGAAAAGTAAGACTTCCAGATTTTTTACAACAAAAACTACAACCGAAAGAAGGAGATATTGTCCGAATTCCAGATGAATTTGAGCAGTACAATCGTTTAGTTCCAGAATTTGAGAATAAAGAAGCGGAGTTAGCATATTTTTCAACGAAGTTCTCTTATAATAAAGAAGATGGAAAAGTAGTAGGTAAACATCAAGGCGCACATTATTTCACCAAAGGACAACGTAAAGGGTTAGCAGTTGGAGGAACCAAAGAACCATTGTTTGTGATTGAAACCGATGTAGATACCAACATTATTTATACAG
Encoded proteins:
- the argS gene encoding arginine--tRNA ligase; the encoded protein is MNIQSLIETKVKEGFLALYDVEIPSVEFQATRKDFEGDITVVVFPLLRYKKGNPVQIGEDLGKYLVENINEITSYNVVKGFLNLVVDDSFYVNFFNQIATDATYGFVKEDKTDARMVEYSSPNTNKPLHLGHVRNVLLGYSVAEILKAAGHKVYKTQIINDRGIHICKSMLAWKKFGEGETPESTGLKGDKLVGNYYVKFDQEYKKEISNLVASGVSEDDAKKQAPLFVEAQEMLRKWEAGDKEVVALWEMMNGWVYKGFDVTYENIGVNFDKLYYESNTYLLGKDIIEEGLQNGVFFKKEDGSVWCDLTDEGLDEKLVLRSDGTAVYMTQDIGTAIQRSKDFPDVNGMVYTVGNEQDYHFKVLFLILQKLGYSWAKQLFHLSYGMVDLPSGKMKSREGTVVDADDLMNEMTNTAREISQELGKLEGYSTEEKEELYKIIGLGALKYFILKVDPKKRILFDPQASVDFQGNTGPFVQYTYARIQSILRKADFDYSSSVSVELHEKEKELIKQLEQYPEVIQQAASNYSPAVIANYTYDLVKEFNSFYQNVSILGEENQDKKVFRVQLSKKVADTIKSAFKLLGIQVPERM
- a CDS encoding YkgJ family cysteine cluster protein; its protein translation is MDKDLENLPKLAKDALQENKKYFQRLKKRTPKRLDLLMQELHEEEFERTDCLECANCCKTTSPIFTEKDIERIAKHLKMRVIDFTNQYLQRDEDNFMVLQSAPCTFLDESDNTCFIYDVRPKACSEYPHTNRKKFIQLADLTIKNTEVCPATYRIVEELKKRLPQSGSSKK
- a CDS encoding sterol desaturase family protein, with protein sequence METLIHYFETIPSSHRSIILVGGITFFWLLEGAVPLFSFKYNKWKHAWPNLFFTATTVIINFVLAFLLLKTADWVQANDFGLINWLPEMPLWLYVLLGVLFLDFFGAYLAHLVEHKVKPLWMVHLVHHSDHKVDTTTANRHHPIESVIRFTFTLVGVFLVGTPIAIIMLYQSISLVFTQLTHANIKMPKKLDKVLSYVIVSPDMHKVHHHNLLPYTDSNYGNIFSIWDRLLGTYMELDREKIVYGVDTFPDEEKNSSLKELLKQPFQGYRKPTNLKEL
- a CDS encoding ABC transporter permease family protein, with translation MKKQNFLWMAVMCFTLLFSCQSEEIIENESKKEELQLAKGSTVTINHTYDYYGKQFKISYVYNEESGEVLKADGDVDFAQEIFGNEEKAPKSLFFNNPEEGSTDIEVKVFDNTEDLKKYTSKVAEGFPGDQVSTEGKSSKCNSYDVYGSGNFYFYKHAYYNTEMTGMRRQKRYYYRDHWVGSGNNDQLSSLKIRKPTYRRQVVYLYQHSCYGGKVIGFYSPTGYLGLNVGNLKWYTMSGWWWWKKSWNDQVSSTSGWAW
- a CDS encoding toxin-antitoxin system YwqK family antitoxin yields the protein MINIKRIFSTTLLLSVFFITATQAQKINKFDTNGKRHGVWKKYYDDNKNKIRYSGEFKNGKEIGTFNFYEPNSYGIPSMTKEFSAKSDSAFVQFFTPNGKIKTKGWMIGKKRVGKWTYYFSDGKLFSEEEYANGKLDGVLKNYYRNGKLTEESIYKNGKKNGLSKIFTEEGVMIEEVYYVNGKLEGEGKYYDLKGDLKEKGMYKNGKRDGKWQFYMDGEVVTDKRKKKAFSIPKN
- the mnmA gene encoding tRNA 2-thiouridine(34) synthase MnmA, coding for MKRVVVGLSGGVDSSVTAYLLKEQGYEVIGLFMKNWHDDSVTISNECPWLEDSNDAMIVAEKLGIPFQTVDLSEQYKERIVDYMFNEYEKGRTPNPDVLCNREIKFDVFMDIALSLGADYVATGHYCRKAEEIIDGKPVYKLLAGKDTNKDQSYFLCQLSQEQLSKALFPIGELTKPEVREIAKEADLITADKKDSQGLCFIGKVRLPDFLQQKLQPKEGDIVRIPDEFEQYNRLVPEFENKEAELAYFSTKFSYNKEDGKVVGKHQGAHYFTKGQRKGLAVGGTKEPLFVIETDVDTNIIYTGEGKNHQGLYRSVLFVSNEELHWVREDLALQTGESMEVEARIRYRQPLEKATLYKVDNGIYVEFENPQSAIQEGQFVAWYKNEELLGSGVIS